From Levilactobacillus zymae, a single genomic window includes:
- a CDS encoding IS30-like element ISLpl1 family transposase, whose protein sequence is MSSITYSERIKIETFCELGLSNIQMGVRLNRSPSTISYELSRCQPYQAELAQTDAEYKRSRCGRKTKLSDELKQKILNHLRLSWSPGMIAHEFKLATKSIYNWLNQGRIDFSLNDLPEHGVRQRRNVDQRSKYNQSLGRSIEQRPMMINQRNRIGDFELDTVVGPRGHSKAVLLTLIDRKSRFLWAYRLKDRTTASVNEALTKFLTTFNGPVHSFTVDRGTEFSGLVSFESQYGIKTYYCHAYTPAERGSNERFNRNLRYFYPKGTRFEHISAQDLTTTLLQINQRPLKILDWQTPYQVMLTNLSKNSD, encoded by the coding sequence TTGTCTAGTATAACCTATTCCGAACGAATTAAAATCGAAACCTTTTGTGAACTAGGGCTGTCCAATATCCAAATGGGCGTTCGGCTGAACCGATCACCGTCAACAATTTCTTATGAATTATCTCGATGTCAACCTTATCAGGCTGAATTAGCACAAACAGATGCCGAATACAAGCGATCACGATGTGGTCGGAAAACTAAGCTGAGCGATGAGTTAAAGCAAAAAATTCTCAACCATTTACGTCTAAGCTGGTCACCAGGAATGATTGCTCACGAATTTAAACTAGCTACTAAATCTATTTATAATTGGCTAAATCAGGGGAGAATTGATTTCTCCTTGAATGATCTACCTGAACATGGCGTACGCCAACGGCGTAACGTTGACCAACGATCCAAATATAATCAATCTTTGGGGCGATCAATTGAACAGCGTCCCATGATGATTAATCAACGTAATCGCATCGGCGATTTTGAACTAGATACAGTCGTTGGTCCTCGTGGGCATAGTAAGGCAGTTTTATTAACTTTAATCGATCGAAAATCACGGTTCCTTTGGGCATACCGGTTAAAAGATCGAACGACAGCGAGTGTTAATGAAGCACTGACTAAGTTCCTAACAACTTTTAATGGACCGGTGCACAGTTTTACTGTGGACCGTGGTACTGAGTTTAGTGGGCTAGTATCATTTGAATCACAATATGGTATTAAGACCTATTACTGTCATGCTTATACGCCAGCTGAACGTGGTAGTAATGAACGCTTTAATCGGAATTTACGTTATTTTTATCCTAAGGGGACTCGTTTTGAGCACATTAGTGCTCAAGATTTAACGACGACGTTACTCCAAATTAACCAGCGACCGCTTAAAATACTCGACTGGCAAACACCGTATCAGGTTATGCTGACCAATTTGTCCAAAAATTCGGATTAA
- a CDS encoding oligopeptide ABC transporter substrate-binding protein — protein sequence MVKKNKLVLSAMAVLATLSLAACGSKKSTSDAVDNGASVKLSSVYKNTAKSTTAANNTTLKVAEPNDSPFQGISDSVLSTNQEDADVFAPGGQDQLFNVDKNYKIIDGGMANLRLSRKTNTATITLRKNAKWSNGAKVTAKDIEYAYEVIANKNTTSQQYSSDFNAIKGMTAYHTGKSKTISGITYPDGQTGRTAVIHYTHVTPAMKFLGNSFLWGTVEPYEYIKNVPIAKLAASKQVRKNPIFTGAYKLDKVVEGESTTWSPNKYYWGKKAQIKHININVVSSNNIDKAIQSKKYDFTSPTGVMHGTDYKQLKGLKNYHVVGQAALSYDYFGFNVGHYDTKTGKNVMDKNSKMANKNLRQAMMYALNLDQITKKFGNGMTWRANTLIPPVFQKYWDSSAKGFPLNLKKANKLLDQAGYKKRNGSKWRSDPDGKKLKIYFGAMTGTSAQAAEYQDYLQQWHKIGLDVQFTGGKTMEMNSFYSTLQSPKQSKIDVYAAAWGLSSEPTPTQLYGEEATYNMGHFVSKKNTQLINDMNSSKAWNDTYRTKIFKEWQKYMNDQAAVAPGSFAYTWSPVNKRVKGYDVSPANNDFWSNLSLTSTNVQ from the coding sequence ATGGTAAAAAAGAACAAACTCGTTCTCTCAGCGATGGCCGTGTTAGCCACGTTGAGTTTAGCCGCTTGCGGCAGTAAGAAGAGTACGTCTGACGCCGTCGATAACGGTGCTTCAGTCAAACTGTCATCGGTCTATAAGAACACTGCGAAGAGTACCACTGCCGCCAACAACACCACGTTGAAGGTCGCGGAGCCTAACGATTCGCCATTCCAAGGAATTTCTGATTCCGTTCTGTCGACTAACCAAGAAGACGCCGACGTCTTTGCTCCTGGTGGTCAAGACCAACTCTTCAACGTCGATAAGAATTACAAGATCATCGATGGTGGGATGGCCAACCTACGTTTGAGCCGTAAGACTAACACCGCAACCATCACGCTCCGCAAAAACGCTAAGTGGTCCAACGGCGCCAAGGTAACTGCCAAGGATATTGAGTACGCTTACGAAGTCATCGCTAACAAGAACACGACTTCACAACAATATTCCTCCGACTTCAACGCCATCAAGGGCATGACCGCTTACCACACCGGCAAGTCCAAGACAATTTCGGGCATCACCTATCCCGATGGTCAAACCGGCCGGACAGCCGTGATTCATTACACTCACGTAACACCGGCAATGAAGTTCTTAGGAAACTCTTTCTTGTGGGGCACCGTGGAACCTTACGAATACATCAAAAACGTTCCCATTGCTAAGTTAGCCGCCTCTAAGCAAGTCCGGAAAAACCCTATCTTTACTGGGGCCTACAAACTGGATAAGGTGGTTGAAGGCGAATCTACGACTTGGTCACCTAATAAGTACTACTGGGGTAAGAAAGCCCAAATCAAGCACATCAACATCAACGTGGTTTCCTCTAACAACATTGATAAGGCGATCCAATCCAAGAAGTACGACTTCACGTCCCCGACTGGTGTTATGCACGGAACCGATTACAAGCAATTAAAGGGTCTGAAGAACTATCACGTCGTCGGCCAAGCCGCTTTAAGTTACGACTACTTCGGCTTTAACGTGGGGCACTACGACACCAAGACGGGTAAGAACGTCATGGATAAGAACAGTAAGATGGCTAACAAGAACTTACGTCAGGCCATGATGTACGCGTTGAATCTTGACCAAATCACCAAGAAGTTCGGTAACGGCATGACTTGGCGGGCCAACACCTTAATCCCACCAGTCTTCCAGAAGTACTGGGATTCTAGCGCTAAAGGTTTCCCATTGAACCTTAAGAAGGCCAACAAGTTGCTCGACCAAGCCGGTTACAAGAAACGTAACGGTAGCAAGTGGCGGTCTGATCCGGATGGCAAGAAATTAAAGATCTACTTCGGTGCCATGACCGGGACCTCCGCCCAAGCTGCCGAATACCAAGATTACCTGCAACAATGGCACAAAATTGGGTTGGACGTTCAATTCACCGGTGGTAAGACCATGGAAATGAACAGTTTCTACTCCACCCTGCAATCACCAAAGCAAAGCAAGATCGACGTCTACGCCGCTGCATGGGGCCTGTCCTCCGAACCAACGCCAACGCAACTTTATGGCGAAGAAGCAACCTACAACATGGGCCACTTCGTTTCGAAGAAGAACACGCAACTAATCAACGACATGAACAGCAGCAAGGCTTGGAACGACACCTACCGGACCAAGATTTTCAAGGAATGGCAGAAGTACATGAACGACCAAGCCGCCGTTGCCCCAGGTTCCTTCGCCTACACTTGGAGCCCCGTCAACAAGCGGGTCAAGGGGTACGATGTTAGCCCAGCTAACAACGACTTCTGGAGTAACTTGTCGTTAACGTCTACCAACGTGCAATAA